One genomic segment of Bradyrhizobium prioriisuperbiae includes these proteins:
- the thpR gene encoding RNA 2',3'-cyclic phosphodiesterase, translated as MPRLFTGLEIPSDIGQTLSGLRGGLPGARWIDPENYHVTLRFIGDIDGMIANEIASTLFRVNRKPFEVALQGLSSFGGKKPRAVVASVVPSRPLMELQAELERLMQRMGLDPEGRKFIPHVTLARLRDASNQDVADYLSVRGYFPTRVFTASRFVLFSSRSSVGGGPYIVEDSYALSA; from the coding sequence ATGCCGCGTCTCTTTACCGGACTGGAAATTCCTTCCGATATCGGACAAACCCTCTCCGGCTTGCGTGGGGGCCTGCCAGGCGCCCGCTGGATCGACCCGGAAAATTATCACGTCACCTTGCGGTTTATCGGCGATATCGATGGCATGATTGCCAACGAGATCGCCTCGACGCTGTTTCGCGTCAACCGCAAGCCGTTCGAGGTGGCGCTGCAGGGGTTGTCCAGCTTCGGCGGCAAGAAACCGCGCGCGGTGGTGGCCTCGGTGGTTCCGAGTCGCCCGCTGATGGAATTGCAGGCCGAACTCGAGCGGCTGATGCAGCGGATGGGCCTCGATCCCGAAGGGCGCAAGTTCATTCCCCATGTCACGCTGGCGCGGCTGCGCGATGCCTCGAACCAGGATGTCGCCGATTACCTCTCGGTGCGGGGCTATTTCCCCACCCGGGTGTTCACGGCGTCGCGGTTCGTGCTGTTCTCGTCGCGTTCGTCGGTCGGGGGTGGTCCTTACATCGTCGAGGATTCCTATGCGCTGAGCGCATAG